Proteins from a single region of Diaphorobacter limosus:
- a CDS encoding type II secretion system protein N, with protein sequence MATLSLTRWAPPLATLVLWALAGASAVYWGLRLSEPAAGPAPVAAAPEPILPDAQALARLLGAHAQAAAATPAAASRFTLLGVLTGTQSGDGAALIAVDGKPPRHYRVGAAIEPGLVLQSLGRREARLGASVDGATTLALELPRQLGLQGQGAPATQPMRQQAPRMQQAPAAQPPQQYE encoded by the coding sequence ATGGCAACACTCTCACTCACCCGCTGGGCCCCGCCCCTTGCCACTCTGGTGCTGTGGGCACTGGCCGGCGCCAGCGCGGTCTATTGGGGGCTGAGGCTGTCCGAGCCCGCGGCCGGCCCGGCGCCCGTGGCCGCCGCGCCCGAGCCCATCCTGCCCGACGCGCAGGCGCTGGCCCGGCTGCTGGGCGCCCATGCCCAGGCGGCCGCCGCCACGCCGGCCGCGGCCAGCCGTTTCACGCTGCTGGGTGTGCTGACCGGCACGCAAAGTGGTGACGGCGCGGCACTGATCGCCGTGGACGGCAAGCCTCCCCGGCATTACCGCGTGGGCGCCGCCATCGAGCCCGGCCTGGTACTGCAGTCGCTGGGCCGGCGCGAGGCGCGCCTGGGCGCCAGTGTCGATGGCGCCACCACGCTGGCCCTGGAGTTGCCGCGCCAGCTGGGCCTGCAGGGGCAGGGCGCGCCGGCGACTCAGCCCATGCGCCAGCAGGCGCCGCGGATGCAGCAGGCGCCAGCGGCCCAGCCGCCCCAGCAATACGAATAG
- a CDS encoding histidine phosphatase family protein has protein sequence MNGPRLWLVRHARPLVAPGLCYGRLDMAADASASRSAATALAHALPAKVAGVWHSPLQRCELLALELRALRPDLASNPEPRIAETDFGAWEGQAWSAIARAEIDAWATNLAGHAPGGGESLAAMLQRVALALRDAAARAHDQGADMVWISHAGVARCVQWLQQHGPGRAPQAHEWPLQAPDFGAWVSVALPTQGWA, from the coding sequence ATGAACGGCCCAAGGCTGTGGCTGGTGCGCCATGCGCGCCCGCTGGTCGCGCCCGGCCTGTGCTACGGCCGGCTGGACATGGCCGCCGACGCCAGCGCCAGCCGCAGCGCCGCCACGGCACTGGCACATGCCCTGCCGGCCAAGGTGGCCGGCGTATGGCATTCGCCACTACAAAGATGCGAGCTGCTGGCGCTTGAACTGCGGGCGCTGCGGCCCGATTTGGCTTCAAACCCGGAGCCGCGCATCGCCGAGACCGACTTTGGCGCCTGGGAGGGCCAGGCCTGGAGCGCCATCGCCCGCGCCGAGATCGACGCCTGGGCCACCAATCTGGCCGGCCATGCTCCCGGCGGCGGCGAGTCGCTGGCGGCCATGCTGCAGCGCGTGGCCCTGGCCCTGCGCGATGCCGCGGCCCGCGCCCATGACCAGGGCGCGGACATGGTCTGGATCAGCCATGCCGGGGTTGCGCGTTGCGTGCAATGGCTGCAGCAGCATGGGCCAGGACGTGCGCCGCAGGCGCATGAGTGGCCGCTGCAGGCACCTGATTTTGGCGCCTGGGTCAGCGTGGCCCTGCCAACCCAGGGCTGGGCCTGA
- a CDS encoding adenosylcobinamide-GDP ribazoletransferase, whose amino-acid sequence MQALRHYLLAVQFFTRLPVTGRLAAWVGYSPAMLRAASAHFPGVGWLVAAVAMGVYAALWWALGGQGFAPLVAAVGSTIATVLVTGGFHEDGLADVADGLGGAYERERALTIMKDSRIGAFGAMALVLALGAKLALLAQLGSLGLEVALWALLGAHVLSRLWPLFVVRALPHVGDTATSKSKPLADQITGRALAAAILWCFLPLALMYQALGASVLIVSVLCSALGGAWMLWRFARRLQGFTGDCLGATQQVAEIAFYLGAAMALAPRAA is encoded by the coding sequence ATGCAAGCCCTGCGCCACTACCTGCTGGCCGTGCAGTTCTTCACACGCCTGCCGGTCACGGGCCGGCTGGCGGCCTGGGTGGGCTATAGCCCGGCCATGCTGCGCGCGGCCAGCGCGCATTTCCCCGGTGTGGGCTGGCTGGTGGCAGCCGTGGCCATGGGCGTGTATGCGGCGCTTTGGTGGGCACTGGGCGGCCAGGGTTTTGCGCCGCTGGTGGCAGCCGTGGGCAGCACCATCGCCACGGTGCTGGTGACCGGTGGCTTTCACGAGGACGGTCTGGCCGACGTGGCCGACGGCCTGGGCGGGGCCTATGAGCGCGAGCGCGCGCTCACCATCATGAAGGACTCGCGCATTGGCGCATTCGGCGCCATGGCCCTGGTGCTGGCCCTTGGCGCCAAGCTGGCGCTGCTGGCGCAGCTGGGCAGCCTGGGGCTGGAGGTGGCGCTGTGGGCCCTACTGGGCGCGCATGTGCTCTCGCGCCTGTGGCCACTTTTCGTGGTGCGCGCCCTGCCCCATGTGGGGGATACGGCCACGTCCAAGAGCAAGCCGCTGGCAGATCAGATCACGGGTCGCGCCCTGGCGGCCGCAATCCTATGGTGTTTTTTGCCTCTAGCACTTATGTACCAAGCGCTAGGCGCTAGTGTTTTAATAGTATCCGTACTGTGCAGCGCCCTGGGCGGCGCCTGGATGCTGTGGCGTTTTGCCCGCCGCCTGCAGGGGTTTACCGGCGACTGCCTGGGCGCCACGCAGCAGGTGGCCGAGATTGCCTTCTACCTGGGCGCGGCCATGGCCCTGGCGCCACGCGCGGCATGA
- the ilvA gene encoding threonine ammonia-lyase, biosynthetic: protein MTQPLTPLDYLKKILTARVYDVAVESDLQPARALSRRLHNKVLLKREDQQPVFSFKLRGAYNKMAQLSPEQLAKGVICASAGNHAQGVAMSAARLGTRAVIVMPTTTPQVKVDAVKTLGGEVVLVGDSYSDAYEHSLRLQQEQGLSFVHPFDDPDVIAGQGTIAMELLRQLQALGSHRLDAVFVPIGGGGLIAGVANYLKAVSPQTKVIGVQMNDSDAMAQSARQHARVQLPDVGLFADGTAVKLVGEETFRVAHDLVDDYVIVDTDAVCAAIKDIFADTRSIVEPSGALGVAAIKQYVAKHKTKGETYATILSGANMNFDRLRFVAERADVGEEREALFAVTIPEERGSFKRFCEVVGALPGGPRNVTEFNYRISHERLAHVFVGLSTHGRGESEKIARNFAKQGFESLDLTHDELAKEHLRHLVGGRSQLARDERLMRFTFPERPGALFKFLSLMQPTWNISLFHYRNQGADYGRILVGMQVPAEDAAAFDAFLQALGYPYVEETQNPAYRLFLKANGG, encoded by the coding sequence ATGACCCAGCCCCTCACCCCCCTCGATTACCTGAAGAAAATTCTCACGGCGCGCGTCTACGACGTGGCCGTGGAGTCCGACCTGCAGCCCGCACGCGCGCTGTCGCGGCGCCTGCACAACAAGGTGCTGTTGAAGCGCGAGGATCAACAGCCGGTGTTCAGCTTCAAGCTGCGCGGCGCCTACAACAAGATGGCGCAGCTCTCGCCCGAGCAACTGGCCAAGGGGGTGATCTGCGCCTCGGCCGGCAACCACGCGCAGGGCGTGGCCATGAGCGCGGCCAGGCTGGGCACGCGCGCCGTGATCGTCATGCCGACCACCACGCCGCAGGTGAAGGTGGACGCGGTGAAGACGCTGGGCGGCGAGGTGGTGCTGGTGGGCGACAGCTATTCCGACGCCTACGAGCATTCGCTGCGCCTGCAGCAGGAGCAGGGCCTGAGCTTCGTCCACCCGTTTGACGACCCGGACGTGATCGCCGGCCAGGGCACGATCGCCATGGAGCTGCTGCGCCAGCTGCAGGCGCTGGGCAGCCACCGGCTGGATGCCGTGTTCGTGCCGATCGGCGGCGGCGGGCTGATTGCCGGCGTGGCCAATTACCTGAAGGCGGTGAGCCCGCAGACCAAGGTCATCGGCGTGCAGATGAACGACTCGGACGCCATGGCGCAATCGGCGCGTCAGCATGCGCGCGTGCAGCTGCCCGACGTGGGCCTGTTTGCCGATGGCACGGCCGTGAAGCTGGTGGGCGAGGAGACCTTCCGCGTGGCGCATGACCTGGTGGACGACTACGTGATCGTGGACACCGACGCCGTCTGCGCCGCCATCAAGGACATCTTTGCCGACACGCGCAGCATCGTCGAACCATCCGGCGCCCTGGGCGTGGCGGCAATCAAGCAATACGTGGCGAAGCACAAGACCAAGGGCGAGACCTACGCCACCATCCTCTCGGGCGCGAACATGAACTTCGACCGCCTGCGCTTCGTGGCCGAGCGCGCCGACGTGGGCGAGGAGCGCGAGGCGCTGTTCGCCGTCACCATCCCCGAGGAGCGCGGCAGCTTCAAGCGCTTTTGCGAGGTGGTGGGCGCGCTGCCCGGCGGGCCGCGCAACGTGACCGAGTTCAACTACCGCATCAGCCACGAGCGGCTGGCCCATGTGTTCGTGGGCCTGTCCACCCATGGCCGGGGCGAGTCGGAGAAGATCGCCAGGAATTTCGCCAAACAAGGCTTCGAGTCGCTGGACCTGACGCACGACGAGCTGGCCAAGGAGCATCTGCGCCACCTGGTGGGCGGGCGCTCGCAGCTGGCGCGCGACGAGCGCCTGATGCGCTTCACATTCCCCGAGCGGCCGGGCGCGCTGTTCAAGTTCTTGAGCCTGATGCAGCCGACCTGGAACATCTCGCTGTTCCACTACCGCAACCAGGGCGCGGACTATGGCCGCATTCTGGTCGGCATGCAGGTGCCGGCGGAGGATGCCGCCGCGTTCGACGCGTTCTTGCAGGCGCTGGGCTACCCTTATGTCGAGGAAACGCAGAACCCGGCGTACCGGCTGTTCCTGAAGGCCAATGGAGGCTGA
- a CDS encoding OsmC family protein, with the protein MECTVSWTGNAGTRSGMGFIAETGSGHILAMDGAPDAERPESGGQNLAPRPMEAVLAGTGGCTAYDVVLILKRGRHDVRGCSVRLTSERAATEPKVFTRIHMHFTVTGRGIPASAVERAIAMSHEKYCSASIMLGKTAQITTGFEIVEG; encoded by the coding sequence ATGGAATGCACCGTCAGCTGGACCGGCAACGCCGGCACAAGGTCCGGCATGGGATTCATCGCCGAAACCGGCAGCGGCCATATCCTGGCCATGGACGGCGCGCCCGACGCCGAGCGCCCCGAGAGCGGTGGCCAGAACCTGGCCCCACGCCCCATGGAGGCCGTGCTGGCCGGCACCGGCGGTTGCACCGCCTACGACGTGGTGCTGATATTGAAGCGTGGCCGCCACGACGTGCGCGGCTGTAGCGTGCGCTTGACCTCAGAGCGCGCCGCCACCGAGCCCAAGGTCTTCACCCGCATCCACATGCACTTCACCGTCACCGGTCGCGGCATTCCGGCCAGCGCGGTGGAGCGTGCCATCGCCATGAGCCACGAGAAATACTGCTCGGCCAGCATCATGCTGGGCAAGACGGCGCAGATCACCACGGGCTTCGAGATCGTCGAGGGCTGA
- a CDS encoding porin, translating into MKKSLIALAVLAASGAAMAQSSVTLFGVADAGVTFVDGARNWTGLTSGNQLTSRIGFRGTEDLGGGLKANFWLEAGLNLDNGDGNSSYSAAGDGNSFAFKRRSTVGLEGGFGEVRLGRELTAAYSAVFRYDVFGSVGLGASQLWANGGNGDAAGAVDNAARTTDQRVSNAVTYVSPNFAGFKVAANYGFGEVAGQNSQRRYMGLGATYDNGPLSLGLSGEQLSRNDSALTAGDITAWSLGGSYDLGVAKLLAGYRQSTVDNFAFASTGADAKRKGYMLAVTAPVGPGLVRAAYNRYQDSQTGTADAKADHFAIGYIYSLSKRTSVYGTYAYLKNKNGGTRFSINGDAGLDNGKQQGLQVGMTHAF; encoded by the coding sequence ATGAAAAAATCCCTGATCGCCCTGGCAGTGCTGGCCGCTTCCGGCGCCGCAATGGCGCAGTCTTCCGTGACCCTGTTTGGCGTGGCCGATGCTGGCGTGACCTTTGTCGACGGCGCGCGGAACTGGACTGGCCTGACCTCCGGCAACCAGTTGACCAGCCGCATTGGCTTCCGTGGCACGGAAGACCTGGGCGGTGGCCTGAAGGCCAACTTCTGGCTGGAAGCCGGTCTGAATCTGGACAACGGCGACGGCAACTCGAGCTACTCTGCTGCTGGCGATGGCAACTCTTTTGCCTTCAAGCGCCGCTCCACCGTGGGTCTGGAAGGCGGCTTCGGTGAGGTGCGCCTGGGCCGCGAACTGACCGCTGCCTATAGCGCTGTGTTCCGTTACGACGTGTTCGGTTCCGTGGGTCTGGGTGCTTCCCAGCTGTGGGCCAATGGTGGCAATGGTGATGCCGCTGGTGCCGTCGACAACGCCGCTCGCACCACCGATCAACGCGTGAGCAACGCAGTGACCTATGTGTCGCCCAACTTTGCAGGCTTCAAGGTTGCGGCGAACTATGGCTTTGGTGAGGTGGCTGGCCAGAACAGCCAGCGTCGCTACATGGGTCTGGGCGCAACCTACGACAACGGCCCTCTGAGCCTGGGCCTGAGCGGCGAGCAACTGAGCCGCAATGACTCCGCTTTGACCGCTGGTGACATCACTGCCTGGAGCCTGGGTGGTTCGTATGACCTCGGCGTGGCCAAGCTGCTGGCTGGCTATCGCCAGTCCACCGTGGACAACTTCGCCTTCGCCTCCACTGGTGCAGATGCCAAGCGCAAGGGCTACATGCTGGCTGTGACTGCTCCCGTGGGACCCGGTCTGGTGCGTGCCGCCTACAACCGCTATCAGGACAGCCAGACTGGCACCGCCGACGCCAAGGCCGATCACTTCGCCATTGGTTATATCTACAGCCTGTCCAAGCGCACTTCCGTGTACGGCACCTACGCCTACCTGAAGAACAAGAACGGCGGCACCCGTTTCTCGATCAACGGCGACGCTGGTCTTGACAACGGCAAGCAACAAGGCCTGCAAGTGGGTATGACCCACGCCTTCTAA
- a CDS encoding porin: MRLLTKKNTVLAALALCATGAAMAQAANTSKVELWGIVDVAVRHTNNEGAAKTGLTKMIGGGMSQSRWGINVEEDLGGGSKALAFLENRFDADAGNSAIGAPFFQLSYLGLQGPYGRLTAGRQWNVLFDVVTSTYASFPYSPYMEAYKPELGLAMGARTSNMLKYMFATPDRSFVGGLQYSFDENNDTKALEAGLPGSAAQVPAFVAGTLNGGAWKTMGGYLRYAASGAAVGGGYLRTTLPGGTDVDAWTLGGSYRTGPWYLSTGYALNKAKFATVTSPVVGFRNAVDGALLGQFWSGQSNGGYQPGDANKRQLFKIGVGYQVTSQLNLGAHYFRGKQTGSATGTSNGNANFYVAVADYAFSKRTDAYFGVDHTSISGGSAIVLDTASKARSRTGITVGVRHRF; encoded by the coding sequence ATGCGTCTGTTGACCAAGAAAAACACCGTCCTGGCCGCGCTGGCCCTGTGTGCCACCGGAGCGGCTATGGCCCAGGCGGCCAACACCAGCAAGGTGGAGCTGTGGGGCATCGTGGACGTGGCCGTGCGCCACACCAATAACGAGGGTGCCGCCAAGACCGGCCTGACGAAGATGATAGGCGGCGGCATGTCGCAAAGCCGCTGGGGCATCAATGTTGAGGAAGACCTGGGCGGCGGCAGCAAGGCCCTGGCCTTCCTGGAAAACCGTTTTGACGCCGACGCGGGCAACTCAGCCATCGGCGCGCCGTTCTTCCAGCTGTCCTATCTCGGCCTGCAAGGCCCCTACGGCCGCCTGACCGCCGGGCGCCAGTGGAACGTGCTCTTCGACGTGGTGACCAGCACCTATGCCTCCTTCCCCTATTCGCCCTACATGGAGGCCTACAAGCCCGAACTGGGCCTCGCCATGGGGGCGCGCACCAGCAACATGCTGAAGTACATGTTCGCCACGCCGGATCGCAGCTTTGTGGGCGGGTTGCAGTATTCCTTTGATGAGAACAACGATACCAAGGCACTGGAAGCGGGCCTGCCCGGCTCTGCGGCCCAGGTGCCCGCCTTCGTGGCCGGCACGCTCAATGGCGGCGCATGGAAGACCATGGGCGGCTATCTGCGCTATGCCGCCAGCGGTGCCGCCGTGGGTGGCGGCTATCTGCGCACCACCTTGCCCGGCGGCACGGATGTGGATGCCTGGACGTTGGGCGGTTCGTACCGCACGGGGCCCTGGTACCTGAGCACCGGCTATGCCTTGAACAAGGCCAAGTTCGCCACGGTGACCAGCCCGGTCGTGGGCTTTCGCAATGCGGTGGATGGCGCCCTGCTGGGCCAGTTCTGGTCGGGTCAGAGCAACGGCGGCTACCAGCCGGGTGATGCCAACAAGCGCCAGCTGTTCAAGATCGGCGTGGGCTACCAAGTCACGTCCCAGCTGAACCTGGGCGCACATTACTTCCGCGGCAAGCAGACGGGCTCGGCCACGGGCACGTCCAACGGCAATGCCAACTTCTATGTAGCGGTTGCCGACTACGCCTTCAGCAAGCGCACCGACGCCTACTTTGGCGTGGACCACACCAGCATCAGCGGCGGCAGTGCGATCGTGCTGGATACGGCAAGCAAGGCCCGCAGCCGCACCGGCATCACCGTCGGCGTGCGTCACCGCTTCTGA
- a CDS encoding ABC transporter substrate-binding protein, with protein sequence MQLRALFLSMAAASVLAAAPVAHAKTFKWASQGEISTWDIHSQNNALQNALHSYVYESLVYYNSRTFAVEPLLATAWREVSPTQVRFTLRQGVKFQDGSAFTADDAVYSLQRAMSKTSNYTPYVQGISKVAKVDAGTIDVFLAAPNPVLLRQMTELRMMSKAWAEKNKSVEPKDMKGKDENFAHRNAMGTGPYTLESWQPDVKMVFKRNPNWWGQMDGNVTEIVYTPIKSAATRIAALLSGEVDMVLDPSPQDLQRLRSTDDIRVVDGLENRTIFLGMDQFRDELVGSNVKGKNPLKDLRVRKALYQAIDANALTRNILRGLGKPTGTLVAPQVAGWTEAVGNRLPYDVEGAKKLLAEAGYAEGFEVDFACPNNRYINDEAICQAVTAMWARIGVKAKLRTLPLVSYFPMIQRSEASIYMLGWGVPTFDALYSLQSLTRSVGQGGDGNYNVGRYKNERMDYLVDRVKVETDAPVRTRMLTEALQLSGETVSHIPLYDQVIPWAMKKKVELVHRADNRVDMRLVKIN encoded by the coding sequence ATGCAACTCCGTGCCTTGTTCCTGTCCATGGCCGCAGCATCCGTGCTGGCTGCCGCGCCTGTGGCTCATGCCAAGACTTTCAAATGGGCCAGCCAGGGCGAGATATCGACCTGGGACATTCACTCGCAGAACAACGCGCTGCAGAACGCGCTGCACTCCTACGTGTACGAAAGCCTGGTGTATTACAACAGCCGCACCTTTGCCGTGGAGCCCTTGCTGGCCACAGCCTGGCGCGAGGTCAGCCCCACGCAGGTGCGCTTTACGCTGCGCCAGGGCGTGAAGTTCCAGGATGGCTCGGCCTTCACGGCCGACGATGCGGTGTATTCGCTGCAGCGCGCCATGTCCAAGACCTCCAACTACACGCCTTATGTGCAGGGCATCAGCAAGGTGGCCAAGGTGGATGCCGGCACCATCGATGTCTTCCTGGCGGCGCCCAACCCGGTGCTGCTGCGCCAGATGACCGAGCTGCGCATGATGAGCAAGGCCTGGGCCGAGAAGAACAAGTCGGTCGAACCCAAGGATATGAAGGGCAAGGACGAGAACTTCGCCCACCGCAATGCCATGGGCACGGGGCCGTACACCCTGGAGTCTTGGCAGCCGGACGTGAAGATGGTCTTCAAGCGCAACCCGAACTGGTGGGGCCAGATGGACGGCAATGTGACCGAGATCGTCTACACGCCGATCAAGTCGGCGGCTACGCGCATCGCCGCGCTGCTCTCGGGCGAGGTGGACATGGTGCTCGACCCTTCGCCGCAGGACTTGCAGCGCCTGCGTTCCACGGACGACATCCGCGTGGTCGATGGCCTGGAGAACCGCACCATCTTCCTGGGCATGGATCAGTTTCGCGACGAGCTGGTGGGCTCCAATGTGAAGGGCAAGAACCCGCTCAAGGACTTGCGCGTGCGCAAGGCCTTGTACCAGGCCATCGACGCCAACGCGCTCACGCGCAACATCCTGCGCGGCTTGGGCAAACCCACGGGCACCCTGGTGGCGCCGCAGGTGGCGGGCTGGACCGAGGCCGTGGGCAATCGCCTGCCCTATGACGTGGAAGGCGCCAAGAAGCTGCTGGCCGAGGCCGGCTACGCCGAGGGTTTCGAGGTGGACTTCGCCTGTCCGAACAACCGCTACATCAACGACGAGGCCATTTGCCAGGCGGTGACCGCGATGTGGGCGCGCATTGGCGTCAAGGCCAAGCTGCGCACCCTGCCGCTGGTGAGCTACTTCCCCATGATCCAGCGCAGCGAGGCCAGCATCTACATGCTGGGCTGGGGCGTGCCGACCTTTGATGCGCTGTACAGCCTGCAGTCGCTCACGCGCAGCGTGGGCCAGGGGGGCGACGGCAATTACAACGTGGGGCGCTACAAAAATGAGCGCATGGACTACCTGGTAGACCGCGTCAAGGTGGAGACCGACGCCCCCGTGCGCACGCGCATGCTGACCGAGGCGCTGCAGCTCTCGGGCGAAACCGTGTCGCATATTCCGCTGTACGACCAGGTCATCCCCTGGGCCATGAAGAAAAAGGTGGAGCTGGTGCACCGCGCGGACAACCGGGTGGATATGCGGCTGGTGAAGATCAACTGA
- a CDS encoding ABC transporter permease — translation MLAFILRRLLQAVIVMVTVAFIAFMLFQFVGDPVAILLGQDATPDQVAEMRAALGLDKPFVVQFWHFLVNAAQGEFGLSLRQGAKVSRLIAERFPATLELSLVAAFIALALGVPMGVYAALRRGSFMSQLFMTLSLLGVSLPTFLIGILLILVFSVTLGWFPSFGRGEVVQLGWWSTGLLTAKGWHHIVLPAITLAIFQLTLIMRLVRAEMLEVLRTDYIKFARARGLSDRAIHFGHALKNTLVPVMTITGLQLGGLIAFAIITETVFQWPGMGLLFIQAVTFADIPVMAAYLCLIALIFVVINLVVDLLYFVVDPRLRVGGKGGH, via the coding sequence ATGCTTGCCTTCATACTGCGCCGCCTCCTGCAGGCCGTGATCGTCATGGTCACCGTGGCCTTCATTGCCTTCATGTTGTTCCAGTTCGTGGGCGACCCGGTGGCCATCCTGCTCGGGCAGGACGCCACGCCCGACCAGGTGGCCGAGATGCGCGCCGCACTGGGGCTGGACAAGCCCTTCGTGGTGCAGTTCTGGCATTTCCTGGTGAATGCGGCGCAGGGCGAGTTCGGCCTGTCGCTGCGCCAGGGCGCCAAGGTCTCGCGCCTGATCGCCGAGCGCTTTCCGGCCACGCTGGAGCTGTCGCTGGTGGCGGCCTTCATCGCGCTGGCGCTGGGCGTGCCCATGGGCGTGTATGCGGCGCTCAGGCGCGGCAGCTTCATGAGCCAGCTGTTCATGACGCTGTCGCTGCTGGGTGTGTCGCTGCCCACCTTTCTGATCGGCATTCTGCTGATCCTGGTGTTCTCGGTGACGCTGGGCTGGTTCCCCAGCTTCGGGCGCGGCGAGGTGGTGCAGCTGGGCTGGTGGAGCACGGGGCTGCTGACGGCCAAGGGCTGGCACCACATCGTGCTGCCGGCCATCACCCTGGCCATCTTTCAGCTGACGCTGATCATGCGCCTGGTGCGCGCCGAGATGCTGGAGGTGCTGCGCACCGACTACATCAAGTTCGCCCGCGCGCGCGGGTTGAGTGACCGGGCCATCCACTTCGGCCATGCGCTCAAGAACACCCTGGTGCCGGTGATGACCATCACCGGCCTGCAGCTGGGCGGCCTGATCGCCTTCGCCATCATCACCGAGACCGTGTTCCAGTGGCCCGGCATGGGCCTGCTGTTCATCCAGGCCGTGACCTTTGCCGACATTCCGGTGATGGCCGCCTACCTGTGCCTGATCGCGCTGATCTTCGTGGTCATCAATCTGGTGGTGGACCTGCTGTACTTCGTCGTCGATCCGCGCCTGCGCGTGGGTGGCAAGGGAGGGCATTGA
- a CDS encoding M20 aminoacylase family protein — translation MLAPRFKAGGRAFAQIAEFHPELTALRRDLHAHPELGFEEVYTSARVCEALRAAGVDEVHEGVGRTGVVGVIHGQGRSSGSMIGLRADMDALPMTEHNDFAWKSAKSGLMHGCGHDGHTTMLVGAARYLAATRQFDGTAVLIFQPAEEGMGGARVMIEDGLFDRFPVQSVYAMHNWPAMKPGTVGINSGAMMAAADRVTIDITGRGGHGAHPYQTVDVVLVAGHIITALQSIVSRNVRALDSAVVSLCAVQAGDLGAFSVLPGQATLVGTVRAFDPAVQDMVEQRIKDLCHATALGFGATATVRYERIYPATINTEAEARFAGDVAAALVGEDGVDRDLEPSMGAEDFSFMLQSRPGAYLRLGQGMGAGNSTLHNSRYDFNDDILPLGAALHAGLVERAMPLAGGQ, via the coding sequence ATGCTGGCTCCGCGCTTCAAGGCCGGCGGGCGCGCCTTTGCGCAGATCGCCGAGTTTCACCCCGAGCTCACCGCGCTGCGCCGCGACCTGCATGCCCACCCCGAGCTGGGCTTTGAGGAGGTCTACACCAGCGCCCGCGTGTGTGAGGCGCTGCGCGCCGCCGGCGTCGACGAGGTGCACGAGGGCGTGGGCCGCACCGGCGTGGTCGGCGTGATCCACGGCCAGGGGCGCAGCAGCGGCAGCATGATTGGCCTGCGCGCCGACATGGACGCACTGCCGATGACCGAGCACAACGACTTCGCCTGGAAGTCCGCCAAGAGCGGCCTGATGCACGGCTGCGGCCACGACGGCCACACCACCATGCTGGTGGGCGCGGCGCGCTATCTGGCGGCCACGCGGCAGTTTGACGGCACGGCGGTGCTGATCTTCCAGCCGGCCGAGGAGGGCATGGGCGGGGCACGCGTGATGATCGAGGACGGGCTGTTCGATCGCTTTCCCGTGCAGTCGGTGTACGCCATGCACAACTGGCCGGCGATGAAGCCCGGCACCGTGGGCATCAACAGCGGCGCGATGATGGCCGCCGCCGACCGGGTGACCATAGACATCACCGGTCGCGGCGGCCACGGCGCCCACCCCTACCAGACGGTGGATGTGGTGCTGGTGGCGGGGCACATCATCACGGCGCTGCAAAGCATCGTCTCGCGCAATGTGCGCGCACTCGACAGCGCGGTGGTCAGCCTGTGCGCGGTGCAGGCCGGCGACCTGGGCGCCTTCAGCGTGCTGCCGGGCCAGGCCACGCTGGTGGGCACGGTGCGCGCCTTCGACCCCGCCGTGCAGGACATGGTGGAGCAGCGCATCAAGGACTTGTGCCACGCCACGGCCCTGGGCTTTGGCGCCACGGCCACGGTGCGCTATGAGCGCATCTACCCCGCCACCATCAACACCGAGGCCGAGGCGCGCTTTGCCGGCGACGTGGCCGCCGCCCTGGTGGGCGAGGATGGTGTGGACCGTGACCTGGAGCCCAGCATGGGCGCGGAGGATTTCTCCTTCATGCTGCAGTCCCGCCCCGGCGCCTACCTGCGCCTGGGCCAGGGCATGGGCGCGGGCAACAGCACCTTGCACAACAGCCGCTACGACTTCAACGACGACATCCTGCCCCTGGGCGCGGCGCTGCATGCCGGGCTGGTGGAGCGTGCCATGCCGTTGGCGGGCGGGCAATAA